In Devosia sp. XK-2, one DNA window encodes the following:
- the cydC gene encoding thiol reductant ABC exporter subunit CydC, with amino-acid sequence MKALLTFLPLFRRRSRALLLALALSLLTLVAGVSLLGTSGWFITATALTTAGLGFNLFVPSAMVRGLSFVRILARYGERLVGHNATLKLLSDLRGWLFARLFPRLPLPERSLRHGDLVSRLTADVDALDTAFLVAIGPLIAAVVVGGVMTITLALFLPNAALPYGLALALATFAVPATMVLLGRKAGRDSVSARADLRMDVLDGVKGHADLTVLGVLGTTAGRFADTSTKASRLNLRLGGLTSLGGLAVQLLAAFALMGTLWAGLVALEAQAIDGPLMAGLLLAVLGSFEVTSLIVRSTGKASQAMAAAERLVALAELPPPVVEPAAPAAMPEMGDIVLDAVSFAYPGLPPVLEDISLVVAPGERLAIVGPSGGGKTTLLRLLLRLATSQSGSIRLGGVPLSTLGSADIHAHMALLSQDSPVFIDTIRNNLLIGRADASDDDLWAALAKAQLDAHIRALPDGLDTIAGEAGRTLSAGQARRLCLARALLSNAPVLLLDEPTNALDRETEEAFFKVLATAVSGRTVIMVTHAALPAGTVDRVLALENGTLA; translated from the coding sequence ATGAAGGCGCTCCTAACCTTCCTGCCCCTGTTCCGTCGCCGCAGCCGGGCTTTGCTGCTCGCCCTGGCGCTGTCGCTGCTCACGCTCGTGGCAGGGGTCTCACTCCTGGGCACCTCCGGCTGGTTCATCACCGCAACGGCGCTGACGACGGCGGGGCTGGGCTTTAACCTCTTCGTCCCCTCGGCCATGGTCAGGGGTCTCTCCTTCGTACGCATCCTGGCGCGCTATGGCGAGCGGCTGGTCGGGCACAATGCCACGCTCAAGCTGCTGTCCGATCTCCGCGGCTGGCTCTTCGCGCGCCTCTTTCCGCGCCTGCCCCTGCCGGAACGCTCGCTCCGGCATGGCGACCTGGTCTCGCGCCTGACGGCCGATGTCGATGCGCTCGACACCGCCTTTCTTGTCGCCATCGGCCCGCTGATCGCGGCGGTGGTGGTGGGCGGCGTCATGACGATTACGCTCGCCCTGTTTCTGCCCAACGCCGCCCTGCCCTATGGGCTGGCGCTGGCGCTCGCTACATTCGCCGTGCCCGCCACCATGGTGCTGCTCGGGCGCAAGGCTGGGCGTGACAGCGTCTCGGCCCGCGCCGATCTGCGCATGGACGTGCTCGATGGCGTCAAGGGCCATGCCGATCTGACCGTGCTGGGGGTTCTGGGCACCACGGCGGGCCGGTTTGCCGATACCAGCACCAAAGCCTCGCGTTTGAACCTGCGTCTGGGGGGCCTGACCAGCCTTGGCGGGCTGGCGGTGCAATTGCTGGCCGCCTTTGCACTGATGGGCACGCTATGGGCGGGCCTGGTCGCCCTCGAGGCGCAAGCGATCGATGGCCCGCTCATGGCCGGGCTGCTACTGGCGGTGCTGGGCAGCTTCGAGGTCACCAGCCTGATCGTGCGCAGCACCGGCAAGGCCAGCCAGGCCATGGCCGCCGCCGAGCGCCTGGTCGCCCTGGCCGAGCTGCCGCCACCGGTCGTCGAACCGGCAGCGCCCGCGGCCATGCCCGAAATGGGCGATATCGTTCTTGACGCTGTGAGCTTTGCCTATCCCGGCCTGCCGCCCGTTCTCGAAGACATTTCCCTGGTCGTCGCGCCCGGCGAGCGCCTTGCCATTGTCGGGCCGAGCGGCGGCGGCAAGACCACGCTATTGCGCCTCCTGCTGCGCCTGGCGACGTCCCAGTCCGGGTCGATCCGGCTTGGCGGGGTGCCCCTTTCGACCCTCGGCAGTGCCGATATCCACGCTCACATGGCCCTCTTGAGCCAGGATAGCCCGGTCTTTATCGACACGATCCGCAACAATCTGCTCATCGGCCGCGCCGATGCCAGCGATGACGATCTCTGGGCGGCCCTGGCCAAGGCGCAGTTGGATGCCCATATCCGCGCCCTGCCCGATGGCCTGGACACAATTGCGGGTGAGGCCGGTCGGACATTGTCCGCTGGGCAGGCCCGTCGCCTCTGCCTGGCGCGCGCCCTTTTGTCCAATGCACCGGTCTTGTTGCTGGACGAGCCGACCAATGCTCTGGACCGGGAAACCGAAGAGGCCTTTTTCAAGGTTCTGGCGACCGCGGTCAGCGGCCGCACGGTCATCATGGTGACCCATGCCGCCCTGCCGGCGGGCACGGTCGACCGCGTCTTGGCGTTGGAAAACGGCACATTGGCCTGA
- the cydD gene encoding thiol reductant ABC exporter subunit CydD, whose protein sequence is MTSKPDKTSAKALDRLARKGGGLVLAAMAAPLIAGLLLVWQAWTLSDILGRAIEDGEPVAALIPALGLVIGLLVVRALLNALGEQAGLAGAEAIKRQVRQALFTQLLSRSPRAVDNAPSGVAGAAIVDQVDALEGYFAHYLPAATQAALLPLIFGAIILPLDWLAGLLFLVTAPLIPVFMALVGWGAQIATDRQARALSHLSGRFADRLRGLLTLKLFGREAAETASIVEASEALRRRTLKVLRIAFLSSAVLEFFAALGVAGIALYVGLTFIDYLQLRASPLSLQLGMFLLLMAPEVYNPLRLFASHYHDRATARSAMAEITEQLGVTAQAPAPLADIAPRPGPAMALNLSGVTLRTPDGMASVALDLSLAVPAGQHIALLGPSGTGKSTLLEAIAGLRAYTGDILLDGRELGQWTEPELRGRIFLLPQKARIVHASIADNIAMARPGASRQEVERAAALASVSHFAAAFPEGLDTIIGEDGIGLSGGQAQRVALARLFLRDASLILLDEPTAHLDGALEQEIATALLNYAKGRTLIVATHSQALTARMDKAYRMAGGVLLSTPLPALKRDIA, encoded by the coding sequence GTGACAAGCAAACCCGACAAGACGAGCGCCAAGGCGCTGGATCGCCTGGCCCGCAAGGGTGGTGGCCTGGTGCTGGCGGCCATGGCCGCGCCGCTGATTGCGGGTCTGCTGCTGGTCTGGCAGGCATGGACCCTATCCGACATATTGGGCCGGGCGATAGAAGATGGCGAGCCGGTTGCCGCCCTGATTCCCGCACTTGGTCTGGTCATCGGCCTATTGGTCGTGCGGGCGCTGCTCAATGCCCTTGGTGAACAGGCGGGATTGGCCGGTGCCGAGGCGATCAAACGCCAGGTGCGGCAGGCGCTTTTTACCCAGCTTCTGTCCCGTTCGCCCCGCGCCGTCGACAATGCGCCTTCGGGCGTAGCCGGCGCAGCCATTGTCGACCAGGTGGACGCGCTTGAAGGATATTTTGCGCATTATTTGCCCGCCGCCACGCAGGCGGCTTTGCTGCCCCTGATCTTTGGCGCGATCATCCTGCCGCTCGACTGGCTGGCCGGGCTGCTGTTTCTGGTAACGGCGCCGCTCATTCCTGTCTTCATGGCCCTTGTCGGCTGGGGTGCGCAGATCGCGACGGACCGGCAGGCGCGCGCGCTTAGCCATCTTTCGGGCCGCTTCGCCGACCGCTTGCGCGGGCTGCTCACCTTGAAGCTCTTTGGTCGCGAGGCGGCGGAGACCGCCAGCATTGTCGAGGCCAGCGAGGCCCTGCGGCGGCGCACGCTCAAGGTCCTGCGCATTGCCTTTCTGTCCTCGGCGGTGCTCGAATTCTTCGCCGCGCTCGGCGTGGCCGGCATTGCTCTTTATGTGGGCCTGACCTTTATCGATTACCTGCAATTGCGCGCGAGCCCGCTCAGTCTGCAATTGGGCATGTTCCTGCTGCTCATGGCGCCCGAGGTCTATAATCCGCTCCGGCTTTTCGCTTCCCATTATCACGACCGGGCCACCGCGCGCTCGGCCATGGCCGAGATCACCGAGCAATTGGGTGTCACCGCCCAAGCGCCGGCGCCGCTGGCCGATATTGCTCCCCGGCCCGGCCCGGCCATGGCGCTCAACCTCTCCGGCGTCACCTTGCGGACGCCCGATGGCATGGCCAGCGTGGCGCTCGATCTGTCGCTCGCCGTGCCGGCCGGGCAGCATATTGCCCTGCTCGGCCCCAGCGGCACGGGCAAATCCACCCTGCTCGAAGCCATTGCCGGGCTACGGGCTTATACCGGCGACATCCTGCTCGATGGCCGCGAATTGGGCCAGTGGACCGAACCCGAACTACGCGGCCGCATCTTTCTGTTGCCGCAGAAGGCGCGCATCGTTCACGCCAGCATTGCCGACAATATAGCCATGGCCCGCCCCGGCGCTTCACGTCAGGAAGTGGAGCGGGCCGCCGCGCTTGCCTCTGTCAGCCATTTCGCTGCCGCCTTCCCCGAGGGGCTCGATACGATCATCGGCGAGGATGGTATTGGTCTTTCGGGCGGCCAGGCCCAGCGTGTCGCCCTGGCGCGGCTGTTCCTGCGGGACGCGAGCCTCATCCTGCTCGACGAACCCACCGCCCATCTCGATGGCGCGCTCGAACAGGAGATCGCGACGGCCCTGCTGAACTATGCCAAGGGCCGCACGCTGATCGTCGCCACCCATTCCCAGGCCCTGACCGCCCGGATGGACAAGGCCTATCGCATGGCCGGCGGCGTCCTGCTCAGCACGCCATTGCCAGCCTTGAAGCGAGATATCGCATGA
- a CDS encoding cytochrome ubiquinol oxidase subunit I, whose product MTDMLVVDLSRWQFAATAMYHFIFVPLTLGLSFMMAIMESVYVMTGRDIWRKATLFWGTLFGVNFAMGVATGIVMEFQFGMNWSYYSHYVGDVFGAPLAIEGLMAFFLEATFVGLFFFGWDRLSKVGHLVVTWLVAFGANFSALWILIANGWMQNPVGAKFNPDTMRMEITDFMAVIFNSVAQAKFVHTVSAGYVTGAVFVLAISALFLVKGKHVELAKRSAVVAASFGLASALSVVVLGDESGYVATEHQKMKIAAIEASFHTEPAPAPWTVVAIPGADGETAWSISVPWMGGLITTRSFDEELEGINELVEHAKERIRSGMIAYDALEQIRADGDNADARAVFDEHWADLGYGLLLKRYRDDVQNATDEQIAMAAEDTVPAVWPLFWTFRIMMGLGFFFIAFFGLWFYRASRGWIDTNKPLLWFTVFLLPTPWIAIESGWFIAEFGRQPWVVEGVLPTFYAASGLSVLDLVLSLSFFVLVYTTLLIIMVMLMIRIIKAGPKEKLFTPDDEDDFVITTLPANAATKELGS is encoded by the coding sequence ATGACCGACATGCTCGTCGTCGACCTCTCGCGATGGCAATTTGCCGCTACCGCGATGTACCACTTCATCTTCGTGCCCCTGACCTTGGGGCTCAGCTTCATGATGGCCATCATGGAGAGCGTCTATGTGATGACCGGGCGCGATATCTGGCGCAAGGCGACCCTGTTCTGGGGCACGCTATTCGGCGTCAATTTCGCCATGGGTGTCGCCACCGGCATCGTCATGGAATTCCAGTTCGGCATGAACTGGAGTTATTACAGCCATTATGTCGGCGACGTATTCGGCGCGCCCCTGGCCATTGAAGGCCTGATGGCCTTCTTCCTCGAAGCCACTTTCGTGGGTCTGTTTTTCTTCGGCTGGGACCGCTTGAGCAAGGTGGGGCACCTGGTCGTGACCTGGCTGGTGGCCTTCGGTGCCAATTTCTCCGCGCTGTGGATCCTGATCGCCAATGGCTGGATGCAAAACCCGGTTGGCGCCAAATTCAATCCCGACACCATGCGCATGGAAATCACCGATTTCATGGCGGTGATTTTCAACTCGGTCGCCCAGGCCAAATTCGTCCATACGGTGAGCGCCGGCTATGTGACCGGCGCGGTTTTTGTTCTGGCGATTTCGGCGCTGTTCCTGGTCAAGGGCAAGCATGTGGAACTGGCCAAGCGCTCGGCCGTGGTGGCCGCCAGCTTCGGCCTCGCCTCGGCCCTGTCGGTCGTCGTGCTGGGTGACGAAAGCGGCTATGTCGCCACCGAACACCAGAAGATGAAGATCGCGGCCATCGAGGCCTCGTTCCACACCGAACCGGCGCCGGCGCCCTGGACGGTCGTCGCCATTCCCGGCGCCGATGGGGAAACCGCCTGGTCGATCTCGGTGCCCTGGATGGGTGGCCTGATCACCACACGGTCCTTCGATGAAGAGCTCGAAGGCATCAATGAATTGGTGGAACATGCCAAAGAGCGCATCCGTTCGGGCATGATCGCCTATGACGCGCTCGAACAGATCCGCGCCGACGGCGATAATGCCGACGCGCGTGCGGTCTTTGATGAACACTGGGCCGATCTCGGCTATGGCCTGCTGCTCAAGCGCTATCGCGACGATGTGCAGAACGCCACGGACGAACAAATCGCCATGGCGGCAGAAGATACCGTGCCGGCCGTGTGGCCGCTGTTCTGGACCTTCCGCATCATGATGGGGCTGGGCTTCTTCTTCATCGCCTTTTTCGGGCTGTGGTTCTACCGCGCCTCGCGCGGCTGGATCGATACCAATAAGCCGCTGCTATGGTTCACGGTGTTCCTGCTGCCCACCCCATGGATCGCCATTGAATCGGGCTGGTTCATTGCCGAATTCGGGCGCCAGCCCTGGGTGGTCGAAGGGGTCTTGCCCACCTTCTATGCGGCTTCGGGCCTCAGCGTGCTCGACCTTGTGCTGTCGCTGAGTTTCTTCGTGCTGGTCTATACGACGCTGCTGATCATCATGGTCATGCTCATGATCCGGATCATCAAGGCGGGGCCAAAGGAGAAGCTGTTTACGCCCGACGATGAGGACGATTTCGTCATCACCACCCTGCCTGCCAATGCCGCAACCAAGGAGCTTGGATCGTGA
- the cydB gene encoding cytochrome d ubiquinol oxidase subunit II codes for MSTIPLDYETLRLIWWLLLGVLLIGFAIMGGRDLGVGALLPFVAKTDEERRILLNLIGPTWEGNQVWLILGGGAIFAAFPPLYAVSFSGFYLAMLVILLALILRPVGFKFRGKIEDTRWRAVWDWGLFVGGFVPSLIMGVAVGNVLLGAPFHFDDSMRIFYTGNFFQLLMPFALLAGLVSLGMIVTHGAALIIGRTAGPIADRARTYGLWSGVATIVLFALGGLWVAAMNGHVVTSAIDPNGPINPLGKSVELVPGGWLRNYGLYPWMISAPVIGLAGMAISVLGLMVRNRWLAYLGSSAGIFGIIATAGVSIFPFFLPSSTMPNAGLTLWDASSSHMTLFIMLLVTLFFLPIVLLYTAWVFRVMRGTVTGDNLSKNPNAY; via the coding sequence GTGAGCACCATTCCTCTCGACTATGAAACGCTGCGGCTTATCTGGTGGCTTTTGCTGGGCGTGCTGCTGATCGGCTTTGCCATTATGGGCGGGCGCGACCTGGGCGTCGGGGCCCTGCTGCCCTTCGTCGCCAAAACCGACGAGGAGCGGCGCATTCTGCTCAATCTCATCGGCCCGACCTGGGAAGGCAATCAGGTCTGGCTGATCCTGGGCGGTGGTGCCATCTTCGCCGCTTTCCCGCCCCTTTATGCCGTGAGTTTTTCCGGCTTCTACCTGGCCATGCTTGTCATCCTGCTGGCGCTGATCCTGCGTCCGGTGGGTTTCAAGTTCCGTGGCAAGATCGAAGACACCCGCTGGCGCGCCGTATGGGATTGGGGTCTGTTCGTCGGTGGCTTTGTGCCGTCGCTGATCATGGGCGTTGCCGTGGGCAATGTGCTGCTGGGGGCGCCGTTCCACTTCGACGACAGCATGCGCATCTTCTATACGGGCAATTTCTTCCAGCTCCTGATGCCCTTTGCCCTGCTGGCCGGCCTTGTCAGCCTGGGCATGATCGTGACCCATGGTGCTGCCCTGATCATCGGCCGCACCGCCGGCCCGATTGCCGACAGGGCCCGGACCTATGGCCTGTGGTCGGGAGTAGCCACCATCGTGCTCTTTGCACTGGGCGGTCTCTGGGTGGCCGCCATGAACGGCCATGTGGTCACCAGCGCGATCGATCCCAATGGACCGATCAATCCGCTGGGCAAGAGCGTGGAGCTGGTGCCGGGCGGCTGGCTGCGCAATTACGGCCTCTATCCCTGGATGATCTCTGCCCCCGTCATCGGCCTTGCCGGCATGGCCATATCGGTGCTCGGGCTTATGGTCCGCAATCGCTGGCTGGCTTATCTGGGGAGCAGCGCCGGGATTTTCGGCATTATTGCCACGGCAGGCGTGTCGATCTTCCCGTTCTTCCTGCCATCCTCGACCATGCCCAATGCCGGGCTGACATTGTGGGACGCCTCTTCGAGCCACATGACCCTGTTCATCATGCTGCTGGTGACGCTGTTCTTCCTGCCCATCGTGCTGCTCTACACCGCCTGGGTCTTCCGGGTGATGCGCGGCACGGTGACCGGCGACAATCTCTCCAAGAACCCCAACGCCTATTAG
- the cydX gene encoding cytochrome bd-I oxidase subunit CydX has product MWYFSWILGLSLACSFGILNAMWFEMREDRRVAREQKRQTATR; this is encoded by the coding sequence ATGTGGTATTTTTCCTGGATATTGGGTCTGAGCCTGGCCTGCAGCTTCGGCATTCTCAACGCCATGTGGTTTGAAATGCGCGAAGACCGCCGTGTGGCGCGCGAGCAGAAGCGGCAAACCGCTACCCGCTGA
- a CDS encoding DUF1127 domain-containing protein, whose amino-acid sequence MNIAKKIADYAKYQRTLRELNNLDARQLHDLGITKGDIRAIARGTYVA is encoded by the coding sequence ATGAACATCGCCAAGAAGATCGCCGATTACGCCAAGTACCAGCGCACCCTGCGCGAGCTGAACAACCTCGACGCTCGTCAGCTGCACGACCTCGGCATCACCAAGGGTGACATCCGCGCCATCGCTCGCGGCACCTACGTCGCCTAA
- the ybaK gene encoding Cys-tRNA(Pro) deacylase, with protein MSKTTPATQALTKAGISFTLAHYDYDPHAERVGLQAAEAMGVSPAEVFKTLMAELDGKPVCAIVPSDEEVNMKKLAASLGGKSANMMKPADAERLTGYKVGGISPLGQRKHVPTALDELATLYDEIFLNGGQRGLQIRIRPDDLIKALDCVVADLVR; from the coding sequence ATGTCCAAGACCACGCCCGCAACGCAGGCCCTGACCAAGGCCGGCATTTCCTTCACCCTGGCCCACTACGATTACGATCCACACGCGGAGCGTGTCGGGCTGCAGGCAGCCGAAGCCATGGGTGTCTCGCCTGCCGAGGTCTTCAAGACGCTCATGGCCGAGCTCGACGGCAAGCCCGTTTGCGCCATCGTCCCGTCGGACGAAGAGGTGAATATGAAAAAGCTCGCCGCCAGCCTGGGCGGCAAGTCGGCCAATATGATGAAACCGGCCGACGCCGAGCGATTGACGGGCTACAAGGTGGGCGGCATTAGCCCCCTGGGCCAGCGCAAGCACGTGCCCACCGCGCTCGACGAATTGGCCACGCTTTACGACGAGATTTTCCTCAATGGCGGGCAACGCGGGCTGCAGATCCGCATCCGGCCGGACGACCTCATCAAGGCGCTCGATTGCGTCGTGGCCGATCTGGTGAGGTAA
- a CDS encoding LysR substrate-binding domain-containing protein, translating into MSLPPMTALRAFEAVARHLSFTRAADELGMTQAAVSYQIKVLEERVGTPLFVRKARRIELTETGARLAPDIEQAFDLIRGAFANARGALDNQLSITAVPTLAVQWLAPNLGLFQLAHPDIAVRLDSGSTMVDLIHGDFDIGIRTLQGPPGNGLVAHLLVKADFTPLLSPELAQSIGGIKTPADLLKLPILDPQDDWLDTWFAAAGVPGYSAEGRPLSLLGWQSLLGSAAMAGRGVAMLTPILFRDEIASGRLIQPFTLLAPADRAYYLVYPESRRNVPKIRKFRDWILEATAYMREAS; encoded by the coding sequence ATGTCGTTACCGCCCATGACCGCCTTGCGGGCCTTCGAGGCCGTTGCCCGGCATCTGAGTTTCACCAGGGCCGCGGACGAATTGGGGATGACCCAGGCAGCGGTGAGCTACCAGATCAAGGTGCTTGAGGAACGTGTCGGCACGCCGCTATTCGTGCGCAAAGCCCGGCGTATAGAATTGACCGAAACCGGCGCTCGGCTGGCTCCCGATATTGAACAGGCGTTCGACCTGATCCGCGGTGCCTTTGCCAATGCGCGAGGGGCGCTGGACAACCAGCTTTCCATTACCGCCGTGCCCACGCTTGCCGTGCAGTGGCTGGCGCCCAATCTGGGGCTGTTTCAACTGGCCCATCCCGATATTGCCGTGCGGCTCGATAGCGGCTCGACCATGGTCGATCTTATTCATGGCGATTTCGATATCGGCATTCGCACCCTGCAAGGTCCGCCGGGCAATGGCCTGGTGGCCCATCTGCTGGTCAAGGCGGACTTTACCCCCTTGCTGAGCCCGGAGCTGGCGCAGAGCATTGGCGGCATCAAGACGCCGGCCGATCTGCTCAAACTGCCTATTCTCGACCCGCAGGACGATTGGCTCGATACCTGGTTCGCTGCGGCGGGCGTGCCGGGATATTCAGCCGAAGGGCGGCCCTTGAGCCTTCTGGGGTGGCAGAGCCTGTTGGGTTCGGCCGCCATGGCGGGGCGCGGCGTGGCCATGCTGACGCCGATCCTGTTTCGAGACGAGATTGCTTCGGGGCGATTGATCCAGCCGTTCACGCTGCTGGCGCCGGCCGACCGCGCCTACTACCTCGTCTATCCCGAAAGCCGCCGCAACGTGCCCAAAATCCGCAAGTTCCGCGACTGGATATTGGAGGCTACCGCCTATATGCGCGAGGCGTCCTGA
- a CDS encoding DUF5680 domain-containing protein — MDIHELNTAVVRAKAATYVGGGAKMPSCRRGSHDLSWSDGDWHYLDSYFGGTDFLGQEVLWRAGEPVWSMNYYGHVSRPDLIDAARAGETIKAALSAMYAEGRFLGGFDWTGPHGRYRDRSEGNAACFRGQEVIEVGGVRAYALDYFGGLVKP; from the coding sequence ATGGATATCCATGAACTGAACACAGCGGTCGTCAGGGCCAAGGCTGCGACCTATGTCGGCGGCGGCGCCAAAATGCCGTCCTGCCGGCGCGGATCGCATGACCTGAGCTGGTCCGATGGCGACTGGCACTACCTCGACAGCTATTTCGGCGGCACCGATTTTCTGGGCCAGGAAGTGCTCTGGCGGGCCGGGGAGCCGGTCTGGTCCATGAACTATTATGGCCATGTGTCGCGCCCCGATCTCATCGACGCCGCGCGGGCCGGGGAAACCATCAAGGCAGCATTGTCGGCCATGTATGCCGAGGGGCGCTTCCTCGGCGGCTTCGATTGGACCGGGCCGCATGGCCGCTATCGCGACCGCAGCGAGGGCAATGCGGCTTGCTTTCGCGGGCAGGAGGTGATCGAGGTCGGCGGCGTACGGGCCTATGCGCTCGACTATTTCGGTGGGCTGGTAAAACCTTAG
- the rhaI gene encoding L-rhamnose catabolism isomerase: MTEHIIDPSTIEAENARRAADLHVDYDTLGERLDRRGISIDAIKDKVAAFSVAVPSWGVGTGGTRFARFPGKGEPRDIFDKIEDCAVIAQLTQATKTVSLHIPWDKADPNRLKQAASRFNLGFDAMNSNTFADAAGQMQSYKFGSLSASDRATREQAIEHNLECIEIGKTIGSKALTVWIGDGSNFPGQTNFADQFGHYLDAMKSIYAALPDDWRLYTEHKMYEPAFYSTVVQDWGTNYLIAKELGDKAYCLVDLGHHAPNVNIEMIVSRLAQFGKLGGFHFNDSKYGDDDLDAGAIDPYRLFLVFNELVDAENRYDDFHPAHMLDQSHNVTDPIESLMLSAADVQRAYAQALLVDRMGLKAAQQGNDALAATQALRLAYRTDVEPILAMARMEQGGAIDLLATYRASGYRAKVAEIRPEIAAGSSGIV; this comes from the coding sequence ATGACCGAACACATTATCGACCCATCCACGATCGAAGCCGAGAACGCCCGTCGTGCCGCCGACCTCCATGTCGATTACGACACGCTGGGCGAACGCCTGGACCGCCGGGGCATTTCAATTGACGCAATCAAGGACAAGGTCGCGGCCTTCTCCGTCGCTGTGCCCTCCTGGGGCGTCGGCACCGGCGGCACCCGCTTTGCCCGCTTCCCGGGCAAAGGCGAGCCGCGCGATATCTTCGACAAGATCGAGGACTGCGCCGTCATCGCGCAGCTGACCCAAGCGACGAAAACCGTGTCGCTCCACATTCCATGGGACAAAGCCGATCCGAACCGGTTGAAGCAGGCCGCCAGCCGCTTCAACTTGGGCTTCGACGCGATGAATTCGAACACCTTTGCCGATGCCGCAGGGCAGATGCAGAGCTATAAATTCGGTTCGCTCTCGGCGTCAGACAGGGCCACGCGCGAACAAGCCATCGAGCACAATCTCGAATGCATTGAAATCGGCAAGACCATTGGCTCGAAAGCTTTGACCGTGTGGATCGGCGACGGTTCGAACTTCCCCGGCCAGACCAATTTTGCCGATCAGTTCGGCCATTATCTGGACGCCATGAAGTCCATCTATGCCGCCCTGCCCGACGACTGGCGCCTCTACACCGAACACAAGATGTATGAACCGGCCTTCTATTCGACGGTCGTCCAGGATTGGGGCACCAATTACCTGATCGCCAAGGAACTGGGCGACAAGGCCTATTGCCTGGTCGATCTCGGGCACCACGCGCCCAACGTCAATATCGAGATGATCGTTTCGCGCCTGGCTCAATTCGGCAAGCTTGGCGGCTTCCATTTCAACGACAGCAAATATGGCGACGACGACCTCGACGCTGGCGCCATCGATCCTTACCGCCTGTTCCTGGTGTTCAACGAGCTGGTCGATGCGGAAAATCGCTATGACGATTTCCATCCGGCGCACATGCTCGACCAGAGCCACAATGTCACCGATCCGATCGAATCCCTGATGCTCTCGGCGGCCGATGTCCAGCGCGCCTATGCTCAGGCCCTGCTGGTTGATCGCATGGGTCTCAAGGCCGCACAGCAGGGCAATGACGCCCTGGCGGCCACACAGGCACTGCGCCTTGCCTATCGCACTGATGTCGAGCCGATCCTGGCTATGGCCCGCATGGAACAGGGCGGCGCCATCGACCTGTTGGCCACGTATCGCGCCTCGGGCTATCGCGCCAAGGTCGCCGAAATCCGTCCCGAAATCGCGGCGGGGTCGAGCGGCATCGTCTAG